The Dermacentor silvarum isolate Dsil-2018 chromosome 7, BIME_Dsil_1.4, whole genome shotgun sequence genomic sequence CTGACATTTCTTCTTAAATTTCTAGGTATTCCAGCTGGTCACGACAAGCGCATTTTGATTCGCGCATAATTCTATAAAATGGATGTAGACGTACTACGTTTAACTACGCGCAAACAGTACGCCGAACCAACAAAAGGACATGGGCAATAAAATTCTGCGGCGCCGTCACTAGAACAGTGTGCAAGAGGAGCAAATAGGCACGCCCCGTGGCAGATCAAAAACTCTTTCAGTGCCCTTTAAAATACTCCATTTTGAGGACAAAGGAAACTGAAAGGCTACAGTAACAATCAGTATGTTCGGCGTAATAAGTAAACATAACACTTCTTGAGAGCAAGCGATTGGCGTGGAAAGACCGCTACTCACCATTCAGTTTCGGATTAATTCGTAATCTTAGCGTGAACTTGCACTAATCCATTTCATTCGTGAGCTTTATTCTCTGCAACAAGTACGCTGCCACCTTTGGGCACTCCAACGTTATTTCCAAGGAGTACCTGTACACAACATCTATTGGATATAATTCAACTTCAATTATGTGATTATGGGCAGCTCAAAATGAACACTATATGAGGCCAAGAATAATGCTTGTGCGGACTTTGTTCGTTCGAAACGTACCCAGCTCGAAGAGTGACTTTTCCTGAACGAGGATTCTGCATCTGACTTCAGACAAAATTTTCCCGGCCAAGCACGCTACCCACGCACACACGTTACCGTGGTCTTCAGGGCTCCACAGCACCTGAATCGGAGTCAGTTTGTACGTAGCCATGATAAACTGTCGGCTGAATAGTAGAAACAAGATATACCTTACTCAAGGACGAGACACGCCACCCTTTTCAAACTTCGTGTTTAAAACACAGCACAGGTGCACAGCCTGCTGGAACACAGTTACAGCGGGACAACCACACCGTTCGGAAAACTATACGTCGCACTGAGCCTCGCCGGGCCTCGCTCGCAGACCCCATCGGCCTGATGGCCGAACCCCATCGCGCGACTGTGATCGGGCCTATACATATACTGACATATACTGTTACCGATGTTACCAACGGTATAGCGACGCACATGTCCCGAAATCAGAAACTTCTTCGCAGAGACGTATTGCCATACTTCCTTCAAGGCTGGAGACTTCTGCAAATTTCGCCTTGGCTGACTACGAAAACGTACTCAACCTGCTACAGTCAAATAAATATTGTTAGCACCGGACTCGCATGGGCAGTTGCGCACGTGATGATATTGGCATGTGCACTTATCTTTTTTTGGTGACTGCTTTTCCCCATgctaaaaaatgttaaacgtCATCGATCGGCGAAGAAGCGCCTGGATGTATCAGAACATTCTAGAACGTTGTAGccgattctatctgttgtctgtgTTGTCGCTGAACCTTTTGTAATCAGATTGCACGCGCGACGCAAGTATACATTATATCACCTgggcgagcaccagcgattataCGCTGGAACGGTCGATGAGCCAATTATAAATTATGATGAGCCAAGTGTGACCCGCAGATAAGATTTCAACGATCTCCCACTGTGCttgccactatcgttgtgctttgagtgtcagCTTTTTCTTTGCATGGTTTCGCCCAGTTAAGAGTTACTTTCGTGACTCACAGATTTTGATACCGTGTTGTTCACCGTGcctacaacgtgacaatacacATTGTTTGATTTTAGCACAGCTTAGAATCCTTGTTCAAGACTTTAATACACTAAACCAAACAGGCCTGCGATCTCTTTTTGAAACTTACTTTCACAAAAACAACACCTCAGATGATGAGATACGAATGAGATGAGACTGCTGTTCGCTATATCGTTTATTTTACTGCAACGTGCTCATCCCATTTTCTTCGTGTATAGGACGAGCAATATGAAGTTCTTGCGAATACATTCTTAGGAATATCCGCGATGGAACACCCCGGTATACAGCAGCATTCCGAATGCAGCAGGCCGAATGCGAAAACAAGTGTATTGAGACACAGGTGCATGTCAAGGGAATCCCAAATGGCGCAAATTATTTGGAAGCGCCTCACTGAGGAGTCTCTACTACCTAGATGTTGCCTTGTGATgtaaaccccattgagatatgaAATCATTCATTTAATCAGATGATCAAGAGTTTCATCGTTTCCGATTCGCTCAGAGAACATGGTCAGACGTTTCTAAGGCTAGCAGCACATTCAAAATCAATTACTACACATCGTCAACATACAGAATTATTTCTCTAATTAAGGGTTCTAACCTATGCCAGCAAAGAACGATACAGACAGTAGACAGGCAATAAACCCAAATAGAATAATGCGGCTTAATGAACCACGAAAAAAGATATCAGCAACACTTAATTAAGACATAACCCACCTATTTTTGCAGGCGATGCACTGCGCCGTGGTGTGCGTCAAAGAGAAGGGACAGAAGCTGATGACGTCAGAGGGAGGAAGCGAACAGCTGACCGAGTTCGCCGTCGACCACCCTTTCATGTTCTGCGTGGTCGGCAGGAACCCGGACGCCATCTTGCTCATGGGCTCCGTGCGGCAGATACAGCTGCCCTACATTTGACGCGCATTGGGAGCGAAGACGCGCAatcgtgcgcgcgcgcgctcttgaGAAACTAGATCAATCTTCACAAATGTACGAGTGTGTTATGAATCTCCTAGTAAACCCAAGGACCCTTTGTGGAGAAGCCTGGTTTACAATGACTGATACGTCAACGGCCGCTTTTACCCGCCAAAGCTACCCGACATTTGTCATCTCATATAGCTGGCTTCTGTATCGGCCCATTACACTGCCTTCAACGCGTTCCTAACATCCAGGTTCGCACTGGCACATACGCATAGCGCTACCAGAGGACACTGTTGCTAAACTGTAGACTATCAGCATAAACTCAAACGCCAACAGTTCCGAAACTACTCCAATGCATTGTTCCATTTCCAGGTTCACTTGTAGCAGTGACTTCGTTCATGCAGACCCCAAAATGTACACTTGGAACTACTTCGTGCTTATAAATCGTCTACAAAGAGCTTACACGTCACACTTTCACATACGCATTTGCATCTAGCAGGCGTTTTGATCAGACATTTCCTGTTCGCGTGTTAGTTTATGCTAATGGTACGCCTACGTACATCGTACGCTCCAAAAACAATTGACTAACGTTTCTGACATCGATACTATACTTGCGTAGCATGTTCCTCCGCAGCTAGGTCCGCAACTTTATTCACTCGATCGCCAACACCTGAGATCTCCGTCTCACCAATCGATCGGTGCCCGCTGGTCTGCATCTTATACCGTGCCCCGACATGGTCCTGGCTATTTGAGCGTGTCGGCATTGATCTCAAAGGGTTTCTACCACTGACACCTGCTGATAACCGCGGTTTCATCGTAGTGCCCGTTGACCATCTCAAGGAATACGCCAAACCCACCGCTTTGTCCGCATCTACAGCGGGCGTGATTGCCTCCTACCTCctacgccgttttttttttttttgtcacagtcCGCCTCAGGGACGCTTCCGCGTGATCGCGGATGCATCTTCTTGCCCCAGGTCATTGAACCAATTTATTGAACAACACCACATTGTCAATCGGAAAACTATTACATAACTCCCTCAAACTACCGCGCTCCCTGAACCTTGAGCGGTACCCTCGGTGATTTGCCCGCTGTCCCATCTTAACATACACATTGGGACCTTATTCGTCCTTATGCCAACTACATCTGTCAACGAAGCAGATCACCAGTCGTGTGACAGTCTATGTGGTAGCAACGCGTGGCAGGCTGTGGTAGTGGATGCTCATTGCAGGGAACCTAGCGCCTTCAGAGCGCGGAGCCGTTCTCGCTCTACCGCAGTGGTTCGGGCTTGAGATTTGGGGTCCTCCGGTGAAGGCAAAATCTGGGGTGCCGAGACGGAGCGGTCTTAAGAACACTCGCTCGCTGACACATGCGCAGCTTCGTTGCCGAAGCTTCCGCCGTGCCCCGGCACCCACACGGTCCACCCTCACATCTATAACCCTTGCTCTCCTTGAAGCGTTAAGGTCACCACCTTAACGGATGATCACGGATGATCGTGCCGATTCTGGGGGTCTTGCCGAGCAGCTTAACCGTTTCTCTGATGTATTTATAAATCACTAGGCTTTCTCCAGTTTGCCGCAGCCCCTGGCACGCTGCGGGCCAGGGGCGTGCCAGGGGCTGCGGCAAACTACGGGGGCTGCAGCCCCTACGGAGGCGGCAAACTACTGGGGCTGCGGCACGCTGCGTAGTAgcctttgcatatttttaatgcttggctaaagtttatatatatatatatatatatatatatatatatatatatatatatacacatacagggtgtcccaatggcgttacgcgaagccaacctagtgagtattgtttccagtacagtggaatagccgccagtaattttttcgttactgcgatttaattaattgtaattaattccCTAACTAGAGAATTACTggcctaattatcaaagtgtcactgagaaagttgtagagcgacatgaaaaacgcccgatacagctttctgttgctcaatacgtactacataaatgtgtttttccgagtgtaaaagaagcccgcgaatacacgcaaagtgcctcgagcggccagtcgcgcggcaattctgcgtgtattcgcgggcttctttcacactcggaaaaacacatttatgtagaacgtattaagcaacagaaagctgtatcgggagtttttcatgttgctctacaactttctcattgacacattgataattagggcagtacttctcgagttagataattaattacaattacttaactaaatcgcagtaacgaaaaaattaccggcggctactccactgtactggaaacaatgcgcactaggttggcttcgcgtaacgccgttcctctttctttaaattgtgctgcgtgatagctgggacaccctgtatatatatatatatatatatatatatatatatatatatatataacttagcACTACATCTACAGAAGGAGCTCAAACATTTTTTTCATCGAACAAAACGTCATCCGTATTAGCTATCTGTGCATTGGTAGTACTGAGTGGATAGGTGAACTCCCAAAGGCCCGATGTAGATCGCCATAACGCATGCCCGTGAAGGCTGAaagtaaaaaaagagaaatgacCCAGCAATGCTTTAGAAAGCAGTTAGCGAAATCCATTGCATATGTCATAACAATTCCAATGCCATCTCATCATAGAAGCGCTACTTACAGTACTGCTTGCAGTAGCAGTATAACTACAGCAAAACTGAGTTTGTAGCATACAAGCATCCTGGGTCCGCGCAACTGGACGCTCGAGGTACCTTgcgtgtattctcgggcttctttcacggtcggaaaaaacacttttatctagcccgtattgagcaacagaaagctgtatcggaagtttttcatgttgctctacaattttctcattgacacatttcatctaattataatatttgagaagttgactcattattgagactaattatgtaattaagcggaatgcaaaaaataatccgagtatctccaagcaacgcaCGGCAAACAGAATTACCTTGGTCCTGTCCAGCTACATGAAATTTGCGtgttttcaaatcttggtgcatgatagttgggacaccctatatatttgAACCTCACGCCTatcattttccgttccatcgcccTCTGCACAGTCTTTCGTTTCCTTTCAAGCTTCCTTGTTATCGTTGAATATTCTTTTTCAGTATCTCTTTAATCTTCATTTAGCAACGACACTCCGACCACTGTCTGGCATGACCGTGACGTCGTTGTCTTCAACTTGGCTGCAagctcgttcctcacccgtacATTACTCCGCCCCTCACCtgtacagtcgcgatcaaaagtTTGGGGACCAAAGGTGCCGCGATGTGTCCTTTTTGTTTCGCAGCCGGGGcatgaaatcaagagcgcacgaGTACGTGTATGCGTACCCAAACTTTTGATCGGGACTGTACGTTACCCGTATACATTAACATTCCACACCCGTAAAAACcaatggggaaggggggggggggggggtattacgCACCAAAACTACCGCTCGATTATGAGGCAGTCCAtaatgggggactccgcattagTTTAAGGCCACCCAGTGACCgtttaatgtgcccccaatgcaccgGACAGGGGCGCTTTTTGCATTTAGGCcaaatcgaaatgcggccgcggtggccgggattcaaacccgggacctcgtgattagcagcgcaacaccgtagccgctaagccatgGGTTACAAACCCGTGCACTCATTGGCCGTAATTCGTAGCCCGTAATTAACGACATACTCGTTTTCTCATTTCTTTGCTCGTCGACTGATTTCATCACTCACCTTGCTATTGTTCGCAACGCACGTCTCCAAGGCGAAAGGTGTCGTTGTGCTGCAGTTTGACTCAGAAACGACGGACGTGGCCCACACTACCGCGTCATTACCGAACTGCacagcgttgaaaaaaaaaatttttaagcaTTTAACGTGGACGTGCAAGACAACACGAACATTATTCGTGCAATGTACTACATTTGAACGTATTACCAAGTGGTGTACAACGAATTTTTGTGCGCCGTGAATCTCGAATTTCGTCATACTTGAGTTCCTTGTGAGAGGCAACTATAGAAGAATGCGCAGCGATAGACAAGGAAAAGCCCAGGATTACTGTTTTATAAGCAACAAAATATATCGGTTAAGCTGCTAATAAAGTGCGCTTCTATAACAGCAAAGCAGCCTCTCTGATTACATAGAAGTAAGCctggtaagcaaaaaaaaaaaaaaagacgcaaaaACTAAGAAGGGTTGTGACGCTAAGTTCCCGcagtgacgtcacaaatttttaGAGCCGTCTGATCTTCATCTTCTTTTTAATCTCAATTGTTTACTGGTCTAGAAGGACTACACTACATTTTAAACAAAGCAAAGTTTCAAGCAAGCAAGTTTTGAGAATTTGTTCTGGGTCATCACGGCCCAAATACGCGAAAACACGGCGTCAAGCTGACGTCACCAGCGCTGAGGTCTATACAAGGAAAAGCATATACTACATGACATGTACTCAAGAAATCACTCCAGAGGCATGCTGAAAGTTGCGTAACTAGGAGCGCTAAGTGCACATGGCTCTCCTGACACAAACCGCTGGCTCGGTCACTCTCAATTCTAGCCCAAacgctacaatttgtaaattgcaattagGTCCGTAATGTCGTTAGCTATAAGCCTGATTAGTGCATTTTGTTAAATAGTCGagtatgcattttgatttctcgtgcaagtaacaTCCGTCTCTTCGAGCTCAAAGACTAAGATTgcgatatctgccacaggcaattttttaaaatgtgCTTAAAGTCTTCGCAAAATCATCTGATAGTGTCAGCGGATGAGACGGCGTGACGAAATTAGGTGGAGGGCATAGGGTCTGAGTGCAGTTGTCGCAACACAGgggatgatatgatgatgatggtcataTAATCGGCTCTAACTACAACTGGCAATGTGACAACATGGCAACGTCATTATCGCTCGGCATAAAATTGTGCTTACGTAAGTCGTGATCGACTCGATTCTCCGCAGCACGTCGAAGTAAGCGTTCTGGGCGGACCCGTGGACGATGCCGAGGCTCACCAAACCTGCGTACTTGTTGAAGTATTCTTCTTTCAGCTTAGTCACGACACGCGACGCGTTTGTAGCGGCACCGTCAGCGGGCGCGGCGTGTTGCCACGACAAGCACGTCGCCAATGCCAGAGCGGCCAGTGGCGCGGCGGTGAAGACACTCTGTGTAGCGGCCATTAAAGATGCATTACTGCTACGGAGGCGCAGCTGGCGAGCTCGCCGCTTTGAAGCGCTAACAAACGGCTCCGCAGGCGCACGCAAGTGCGCAGTAATAAACTTTCGTAAGCGACAAGCCATAAAGGATGTCTGTGTGATCGTTCAAGAACGTAGTACGTCCAGGCGCTAAAATTCATCCCAGATGCGCGCAAACCTTCAAGAAGCCGCGCACATCTCAGATTAGCGTCTGTTCGCATTTGTCATCGTGTTTTGGCTTTTCGATCCCTACCAACCAGAACGGCGTGGATCCATTCCTCGTGAAGCATCCGGATGTTCCGAAGGAAGGCTCTCATTCTTTAGGACACAAGGCAGCACAGCTACACAACCACAATGGATTAATACACATAGACAAACGTCACAGGCGCTGTGATGCGTGTCTATCCATTGTGTTCGGCTGGGTCGCACGTTACGGTCGTTACAAGCATTACAAGCGCCAACTAGCCCAAACTAGCCCAAGCACGTACACGTCCTCCTCCAAGAGTGTTATTTCTTTTCCTCGGAAATCCGCTCAATACCCATAAGATAAAGCTTGCATTGACGCTTTGGGTGCTTTTTGCATGAAGTGCCTAGTATGACACTTGTACCTTGGACGTTCGGGTGTACTTCCAGCAGATATTGGTTGCCGAGGTACCCTCTTTCGGTGTTCACAGAACTGCAGCTCAATATAAATGAAAAACCGAAACCGCAAACAAACGTAGCCGTTGCACAGTCCAATGCAAAGCAATCCGTAGCCAATTGGCGCATGATGGCGGCCGCCATGCGATGCGTCCTCGTGAGTTTTCGACTGGTTAAAGTAAGTTTATTTTCTGTCATTCGCTTTATATTATCTCTTGATGACATGCACAATGTAATGTAATAGCGGTGTTTATGTCAGATTATTCGTCCCTGTCATATAATTCGAAGGGTGTGTTCTAACTGCCGAAGAAGCCAACTGTTGGTGTAGTACAAACCCTCTGAAGCACGAATAGGTTGTTCGTGCTTTGCGAGAATATATTTTCATGTTGTATTTCAGAATTCTGGTACTCCAAGTGTCTTGTGTCAGAGATTATGCAGCCAGACTTCATTGTCCGCGGCAGGAGAAGTAGCCCTTCCAGCAGCTGACGGCGTAGGTAAGTGGTTCAAGGGGCTTTTAAAAAGCTCAGAAGAGGCTAGTTGCGCGTAGGCTGCAGCATTGGTTACATATCATGGAACTCATCCTGCCTTTTCTACCTACTTAAGCCTCTCTTTGCTGAGCTTCGAAACTTTTATCGAGAGAGCGTGAGGATTCAGATGTAGCACAATCGCCGATGATAGGATTTGTTGTATCTTCGTTATTCTTGCTCTTGGCCTTGACCTCTTGGGTCGCTTGCTTTGACTACCACATTTTCCTTAATGTGAAGTTACATGGCAGTTAGCACAACTGGGAGAGCATTAACGCTATGCTATTATTGGGCTTGGCTCACTGATGAGAATGGCTTATGACGAGATTGAATTTAGGTTCGTGGTCGTGTTCGCTTCGGTGGCCATTTCCTTGCCGTCGACTAACTAGAAACACCACCACTCTAGTGCAGAGCGCTTCTGACCGAGATAGTGAATGCGCCCTACGAGATTCCCACAGTCTTGCCTATATCTTGTAGAAGAGCCTTACCAACTTATAATATATGTTGTCTCAATGTGCTAGATTAGGCAAGCGGAAAATGTCATGTTGATATTGCCATTGGTGAAAGTATTTATCGGGAACCTAGGGGTGTAATTGAAACCAGTGAATATCGAGTGTCAATGGCTGGAAAATAATCCAATAACTGGTGCGTTATTTTCACGTGGGGCACTTTCTAAAGGACGGGAGCTTGTAAATCAAGCAGTGACACTTAGACAGTTGCTTTTTAAAAAAAACACGACTATTGCTGGGAGAAATACACGGCTTGACCTGTGCCATTACTGCAAATACATGCAGACACACTTTGTGTAAACATACACAACATTGTCGCTGGCTGGCTTTTTAATGATACTCTGTTTGTGTCTGTATTGCTAGCACACACTACCCCATCGAGGCCGCCGTTGCCGCTTGTGATTAAGCGAGAGCTTGCCCACCCGTCCAAGTTCACACCGAACAGGGAAGCATGGGTTGAAAACTTGGACACCATAGAATCAGAGAAGCTGGGCCTGATTCCTCTTCACCCAAAAGTCTTTGGAGTGTTTCCCAGGTAGGTGCTTGTTTTGTTATTCACTGTCATGGATCAGTGGCCATGGCATTGTGCCAATGAACACGTCATCGCTGTTTCAATTTCCGACTGCTGTGGCTGTGTGTTGATGGGAGCAAAAAACACTCGTTTACTTAAATTTAAGTGCAGCATGTAAAAAAAACCCAAATGGTCAAAATGTATCCATAGCCCTCTGCTACAATCCCCTTCATAACTCAGCTGTTGCTTTGGGGCATTAATCCCATGCAATCAGTCATGtgcttgttttgttgtttttgaaTACTTATTGTCTTAgtgctgttttctttctttactctTCTCTTTGTTATGGAGCAACGGAAGCCTGTTCTTGAGCTTGTCTACAGTCATGATACGTCGCTATAACGAAGTCGCATCCAGCTCGAAAATACCTTCGTTGTCACATTGTAGTGGTGTTGAAGTATCGCACCACCAGAAGCCTGGCTTAGCATTTGAACACTTCATTAGGTGAAGTTGTGCccagaagacaagcaacgctcaAAGTACAAGCACAGTTGTCAGTTGGCAAAATCTACACCTTGGGTCGAGTGCATCCTCAGTTTATGTATGAATCACAGCAAATTCCAAAATAATCTCTCCATTTGCTCCAACATTCTAAAATGTACTATATACTTGCAGAATAAAACACGATCGGAAAACTTTGAAGTACAGCACACCATATGTGCAATTACTCAAGAGTGCCATGTCGTGTCACTACGAGTCTGGTCACTAAACATGATGCGGACTCTAATGTAAGTGCATGAGCTGAAATCATGTGAATGTCGCATGAACTGGAGACAGCGGCAATGAAAGTATGCGCATTACTTCTTCCTAAATTGATACGTTTCATTTCGTGGGTATAGTACAATAGCATTCGCATCGGGCATGCAACGCGATTAGATAAGACTTTTTCGCAACAGAATCCACGACTTTCGGGGACTTTCGGATACGTGCCGAGTGAAAAAATCTAAAACAGTGAGAATTAGGTGAAAACCAGTCACTGTCGAAAAGCAAAGCATTGTACGTGTGATATTATTCGATATTCATTATGAGCATATATTTGTTATACGCTAAAATTGTaaaaaataatcataataatgCATTTATGATTGCATAAATGCATAATAATGCATTTAATAATAACCCAACCTTGGAATGCTCCTGAGCATATTGATGCAACATGCACTTGATGCCATGAATGATCAAGCCCCCTTAAAAGAACGCTTCGTTAGTGGATATGGGCACAGTGTGACCATCTTTGTTTCAGCACGACCTGGTCCCTGTATTTTGTTATTGTCGTGGGCAATGATGCTGGAAAAGAAGGAAGCATTTCACTGCATCAAGTCATGTTATTACACTGAGGACAAGTTGTATAAAGGCCACGTGATCAACCTACACTCGTACACTAATGGTTCTAAAGCGTGATGCCGTCCTAATTTTGCTCCCAGGGGTGCAAAAGACCTCTGAGCGGATTAATTGTGCATGTAGTACGAATTCCTCGCAGTCATCCTAACTACAGTGCGAGCAAGTGACGTCGacgtctttatttattttttattttttctggttacaatatgTT encodes the following:
- the LOC125946646 gene encoding uncharacterized protein LOC125946646, with amino-acid sequence MACRLRKFITAHLRAPAEPFVSASKRRARQLRLRSSNASLMAATQSVFTAAPLAALALATCLSWQHAAPADGAATNASRVVTKLKEEYFNKYAGLVSLGIVHGSAQNAYFDVLRRIESITTYFGNDAVVWATSVVSESNCSTTTPFALETCVANNSKPSRACVMAIYIGPLGVHLSTQYYQCTDS